In Argonema galeatum A003/A1, one genomic interval encodes:
- a CDS encoding metal ABC transporter substrate-binding protein, translated as MSKSPSASASTPVQTTGSQTQGKPLVVTTVAPLTNIVSNIAGDRLQVQGIIPEGTDSHTFEPRPSDADLLSKANLIIVNGLHLETPTEKLAESSKPKDTKVYEMGSNTITQNQWIFDFSFPKEKGDPNPHLWVNPKYAEAYAKLAAQQLTQLDPAGKKYYETNLKNYLQKLDTLDKVTREVVASIPAKNRKLLTYHDSWAYWAREYGFEVIGAIQPSDFKEPSAKDVAKLIDQIRKLGVPAIFGSEVYPSKVSEQIAREAKVKTANTADDELPGEGSANAIENTNPQHTYIGMMANNLRTIASNLGGNPDLVNQIDTTNVVGPTAKKGLGTRG; from the coding sequence GTGTCTAAGAGCCCTTCAGCAAGCGCCAGTACGCCTGTACAAACAACTGGCAGCCAAACCCAAGGCAAACCTTTAGTCGTAACTACTGTAGCTCCTCTGACGAATATTGTTAGTAACATTGCGGGCGATCGCCTCCAAGTACAAGGCATCATTCCCGAAGGAACCGACTCCCACACATTTGAACCGCGTCCTTCCGATGCCGATTTGCTCTCCAAAGCCAATCTGATTATCGTCAATGGCTTACACTTAGAAACTCCCACAGAAAAACTGGCTGAATCTTCCAAACCCAAAGACACCAAAGTCTACGAAATGGGAAGCAACACCATCACCCAAAACCAGTGGATTTTCGACTTCAGCTTCCCCAAAGAAAAAGGAGACCCCAATCCCCACCTGTGGGTCAATCCCAAATACGCCGAAGCTTACGCTAAACTAGCAGCCCAACAGTTAACTCAGTTAGACCCAGCTGGTAAAAAATACTACGAAACTAATCTAAAAAACTACCTCCAAAAGCTGGATACACTTGACAAAGTAACTCGCGAGGTAGTAGCAAGTATCCCGGCCAAAAATCGCAAATTACTGACTTACCACGACTCCTGGGCTTATTGGGCAAGAGAGTATGGCTTCGAGGTGATTGGGGCTATCCAACCCTCGGATTTTAAAGAACCTTCTGCCAAAGACGTAGCCAAGCTGATTGACCAAATTCGTAAACTTGGAGTCCCTGCTATCTTTGGTTCCGAGGTATACCCCAGCAAAGTGTCAGAACAAATTGCTCGCGAAGCCAAAGTAAAGACAGCTAATACTGCTGATGACGAGTTACCGGGTGAAGGTTCGGCCAATGCGATCGAAAACACCAATCCCCAACATACCTACATTGGTATGATGGCGAACAACCTCCGCACGATCGCTTCTAACCTGGGAGGAAATCCAGATTTAGTAAATCAGATCGACACCACCAATGTCGTAGGGCCAACAGCAAAGAAGGGACTAGGGACTAGGGGCTAG
- a CDS encoding metal ABC transporter ATP-binding protein, producing MEPLLEVKNLTCGYETAPVFRQVNLALYPGQFCGLVGPSGSGKTTLIRAILGLNRPWEGEILFRDTPLKPGNSPPKVGYVPQVETVDWNFPVTALEVVMMGRYRHQHKWPWLSEQDKAAARELLARLGIEDVAGQAIGELSGGQQQRVFLARALIGKPDIVLLDEPTSSSDLRVQHELLHLLSQLNQQGLTVLLSTHDLNSVATHLPWVVCFNHGLICQGKPIDIFTPANLERTFGAEMVVYHHEGRVLIANSMTTQFHPNQHPAHIAKS from the coding sequence ATGGAACCTTTACTCGAAGTGAAAAATCTGACTTGTGGCTATGAAACAGCGCCAGTATTTAGGCAAGTGAATCTAGCCCTCTACCCCGGTCAATTCTGCGGTCTGGTCGGGCCTTCGGGCAGCGGCAAGACCACCTTAATCAGAGCGATTTTGGGGTTAAATCGACCTTGGGAGGGAGAAATTTTGTTTCGGGATACCCCCCTCAAACCGGGAAATTCTCCCCCCAAGGTGGGCTACGTGCCGCAGGTAGAAACGGTAGATTGGAACTTCCCCGTCACGGCTCTGGAAGTGGTAATGATGGGTCGCTATAGACATCAGCACAAGTGGCCTTGGCTTTCCGAACAAGACAAGGCAGCTGCCAGAGAATTGCTAGCCAGACTTGGCATCGAAGACGTAGCAGGACAAGCGATCGGTGAGTTATCTGGAGGGCAACAGCAGCGGGTATTCCTGGCGCGTGCGCTCATTGGCAAGCCAGATATTGTTCTGCTGGATGAACCTACCAGCAGTTCTGACTTGCGCGTTCAGCACGAACTGTTACATCTTTTATCTCAGCTAAACCAACAAGGTTTGACGGTTTTGCTTTCCACCCACGACCTCAATTCTGTAGCCACCCATCTGCCTTGGGTAGTGTGCTTTAACCACGGCTTAATCTGCCAGGGAAAGCCGATCGATATTTTTACGCCTGCCAATCTTGAGCGTACTTTTGGAGCGGAAATGGTCGTTTATCATCACGAAGGCCGGGTTTTAATTGCCAACAGCATGACAACCCAGTTTCATCCCAACCAACATCCGGCGCATATTGCTAAAAGCTAG
- a CDS encoding metal ABC transporter permease, producing MNWLLEPFRYEFFSRAILVGMMAGLLCGVMGVYITTRRMSYIAHGLSHAILGGAVLSYVLGLNFYIGSGIWGFAAALLIQYLTSRRVYSDAAIGIVTTASFALGVAIISTYRKFSQNFEAALFGNVLGVSPTDLWVVTGVTVVLLSLVFLFYRPLLFWCFDREVAQVHGVPVWAMDTLFALMLATLLVATLNVLGVTLIISAVVIPASIARLLSNRFGLMMIISGVLGAAIAFMGIYLSYYFDIASGASVVLLSTLIFGCVLLWRSVQLRQKRYLPPLPSKHFQ from the coding sequence ATGAACTGGTTGCTTGAACCGTTTCGCTATGAATTTTTCAGCCGTGCTATCTTAGTCGGCATGATGGCAGGACTGTTGTGTGGCGTGATGGGGGTTTATATTACAACTCGCCGCATGAGCTATATTGCCCACGGTCTGTCCCATGCGATTTTGGGGGGAGCCGTGCTGAGTTACGTGCTAGGCTTGAATTTTTATATCGGTTCGGGGATTTGGGGATTTGCAGCTGCGTTGCTGATTCAGTATCTTACCAGTCGCAGAGTTTACTCGGATGCTGCGATCGGCATTGTCACTACAGCTAGCTTTGCCTTGGGAGTCGCCATTATCAGCACCTATCGCAAATTCAGCCAAAACTTTGAAGCGGCTTTGTTTGGTAATGTCTTGGGCGTTTCACCTACAGATTTATGGGTGGTAACGGGGGTTACTGTTGTCCTTCTGAGCTTGGTTTTCTTGTTCTATCGTCCATTGCTATTCTGGTGTTTTGACCGCGAAGTGGCTCAAGTTCATGGGGTGCCTGTATGGGCGATGGATACCCTGTTTGCTTTGATGCTGGCGACTTTACTGGTGGCGACGCTCAATGTGTTGGGGGTGACTTTGATTATCTCGGCGGTAGTGATTCCGGCTTCCATCGCCCGACTTTTGAGCAATCGCTTTGGTTTGATGATGATTATTTCGGGGGTTTTAGGAGCTGCGATCGCATTTATGGGCATTTACCTGAGCTACTACTTTGATATCGCTTCTGGAGCCAGTGTCGTGCTACTCTCAACTTTGATATTTGGCTGTGTGTTACTTTGGAGGAGCGTTCAACTTCGGCAGAAACGCTATCTCCCACCCCTCCCCTCAAAGCACTTTCAGTAA